In Argiope bruennichi chromosome 4, qqArgBrue1.1, whole genome shotgun sequence, a single window of DNA contains:
- the LOC129966799 gene encoding transport and Golgi organization protein 6 homolog, translated as MSTKESKIQQICTCLSNLTNGIRDGESTDIRRTHSNVKTTFTDELRENVHSTFQKIEEYPIVKTFVTELIQPCFGNQCTTCSYLKFFQLCLVLLRLLKTALTEEEMQSGSEKNDILNAPVPKALLSISQQTILKKSLQFVVALGILPNLLRGIGVPLSKRLKHAKILENFTSSCSFYQKHIQITVCLETLITCLECSAMQSSILSYHGSDILAAFLQLCYAPIKKVDISEESSAKPVPIGIESMSFKVMINSVEDSSQYSEAQMLSVMLAHRNYFIPYMEKFLRQISHSLLMWELLIFQGFPIKSNESDVAIVKPPVWLSKICNQMLTDLILQNHGIADLVQVVLDKAYDADVQTGKVDKVRIEAVASLITYNPLRHISLNNYIQRLCKQVFHLLHLKGSMMDGLLKHVASCIILQFCERDMKSAEQYFFEELLNPLMDCVRIPANLSKDVLISENKLTTSIEDLHQIFVVSSNPLSQKYTKLLFPFLHCLCEMYFFLLKGKSYLKSKVKDLITTIFKNSSDEDVLSVFTTVSFLNNKNCVLYIAKVSFANGDEGGIVAVPKVEEDFAGETIRFHAILEILGELQNKNLIRSYILHVLKEFCAFHLESEEDLTNPESLKTGVVFNILLQELSEWNIDIGEALMTNISEVIDILMTLLSNTLTSNKDSAFYEKIVWAIVMILSSIFDSIDKLTSSDWTSLKKCLPIFEKLQKSDIDYNLKEIAFTIMALISTHGIAGKNDLDYMKEFQKCSISPSANAEMPELDKSSPNNRASTYRLCIKDIRSDLVHIKGHGLISLVNLLKERDDETVQNKKELLETLMKCLEDEDSYVFLPTIQALSELALIDSELVVPFIINKYQTCEEKAIVLKLGEVLLKICNALGDSSLFLYKDMLLHTFLIGTKKDDPQIRASSLSNLGQVCMCLKFQITGHWVQEILNCVLSYLNTDPDLEVRRCAVMVVYLLLKGVDKDMLKVLENEVKTIYTRLRILYDGETDDVTRLHSQLALEEINEIMKKLLTPKIEIIKEIRILR; from the exons ATGAGTACAAAGGAAAGCAAAATTCAGCAGATTTGTACTTGTTTATCCAATTTAACTAATGGAATCAGAGAtg GAGAATCTACTGACATACGCAGAACACATAGCAATGTAAAGACTACTTTTACTGATGAACTTCGAGAAAATGTACATTCAACTTTccaaaaaattgaagaatatccTATTGTTAAGACCTTTGTTACAGAATTAATTCAACCATGTTTTGGAAATCAGTGTACAACTtgcagttatttgaaattttttcaattatgtttgGTTTTATTAAGACTTCTGAAAACAGCTCTTACAGAAGAAGAAATGCAATCAGGttctgaaaaaaatgatatattgaaCGCACCTGTACCTAAGGCCTTACTTAGTATATCACAGCAAACTATTTTGAAGAAAAGTTTGCAATTTGTTGTTGCCTTAGGTATTTTACCAAATTTGTTAAGAGGTATTGGTGTTCCTCTAAGCAAAAGGCTCAAACAtgctaaaattttagaaaattttacttcatcATGCTCTTTTTATCAGAAGCACATTCAGATAACTGTATGTTTAGAAACATTAATCACTTGTTTGGAATGTTCAGCAATGCAAAGTTCTATTTTATCATATCATGGATCAGATATCTTGGCTGCCTTTCTTCAGTTGTGTTATGCCCCTATAAAGAAAGTTGATATTTCTGag gAATCATCAGCAAAGCCTGTACCAATTGGCATAGAAAGTATGTCTTTTAAAGTTATGATCAATTCTGTcgaag ATTCTTCACAGTACAGCGAAGCGCAGATGTTGAGTGTAATGTTGGCCCACCGTAATTATTTCATTCCTTATATGGAGAAATTTCTAAGACAAATTTCCCATTCTTTGTTGATGTGGGAGCTCTTAATATTTCAAGGATTTCCAATCAAATCAAAT GAATCTGATGTAGCTATTGTCAAACCACCAGTTTGGTTAAGTAAAATTTGCAACCAAATGCTTACAGACTTGATTCTTCAAAATCATGGGATTGCAGATTTGGTCCAAGTGGTATTGGATAAAGCTTATG ATGCTGATGTTCAAACAGGGAAAGTAGATAAAGTAAGAATTGAGGCTGTTGCAAGTTTGATAACTTATAATCCATTGCGACATATATCACTTAATAACTACATACAAAGATTATGCAAACAA gtGTTTCACTTGCTCCATCTAAAGGGCTCAATGATGGATGGATTACTCAAACATGTTGCATCTTGCATTATACTTCAGTTCTGTGAACGTGATATGAAATCtgctgaacaatatttttttgaagaattactaAACCCTCTTATGGATTGTGTTCGCATTCcag CAAATTTGTCAAAAGATGTTCTTattagtgaaaataaattgacAACATCTATAGAAGATTTGCACCAa ATTTTTGTTGTTTCTTCAAATCCTTTGAGTCAAAAATACACAAAGTTGctttttccatttttacattGTCTGTGCGAGATGTATTTTTTCCTATTGAAAGGAAAATCCTATCTGAA aTCAAAAGTGAAAGACTTGATCACaactatctttaaaaattcaagtgATGAAGATGTTTTATCAGTATTTACAACTGTATCTTtcctaaacaataaaaattgtgttttatatatTGCTAAAGTGAGTTTTGCCAATGGGGATGAAGGAGGAATAGTGGCTGTGCCAAAAGTTGAAGAAGA CTTTGCTGGTGAAACTATACGCTTCCATGCAATTTTAGAAATCCTGGGCGAATTACAAAACAAGAACCTTATCCGTtcttatattttacatgttttaaaa GAATTTTGTGCTTTTCACTTGGAATCTGAGGAAGACCTCACAAATCCAGAAAGTTTAAAGACTGGTGTTGTATTTAATATTCTGCTTCAAGAATTATCAGAATGGAATATTGATATAGGCGAAGCCTTAATGACAAATATTTCAGAAGTTATTGATATATTGATG aCCTTGTTATCAAATACTCTTACTAGCAATAAAGATTCTGCATTTTATGAAAAGATTGTTTGGGCTATTGTGATGATTTTAAGTTCCATTTTTGATAGTATTGACAAG CTTACTTCTTCTGATTGGACTTCTTTAAAGAAATGTCTTCCGATCTTTGAAAAGCTTCAGAAATCtgatattgattataatttaaaagaaattgcttttacAATTATGGCACTTATTTCAACTCATGGTATTGCTGGTAAAAATGATTTAGATTACATGAAAGAATTCCAAAAGTGCTCTATAAGTCCTTCTGCAAATGCAGAAATGCCTGAACTAGACAAATCATCTCCAAACAATAGAGCCTCTACCTATAGATTATGTATAAAAGATATAAGAAGCGATTTAGTGCATATAAAAGGACATGGACTTATTTCTTTAGTGAATTTGCTTAAAGAAAGAGACGATGAGACTgttcaaaataagaaagaattattagaaacatTGATG AAATGCTTGGAAGATGAGGATTCTTATGTCTTTTTACCAACCATACAAGCATTATCAGAGCTTGCTTTAATAGATTCTGAGCTTGTGGTCCCATTTATCATAAATAAGTATCAAACATGTGAAGAAAAGGCTATTGTTTTAAAACTTGGTGAAGTTCTGCTGAAAATATGCAATGCTCTTG GAGACTCTTCcttatttctttataaagataTGTTACTTCATACATTTTTGATTGGAACAAAGAAAGATGACCCTCAGATTCGTGCATCTAGTCTTTCAAATTTGGGACAAGTCTGTATGTGCCTGAAATTCCAAATTACAGGTCACTGGGTTCAAGAg ATACTGAACTGTGTATTATCCTACCTAAATACTGATCCAGATTTGGAAGTGCGTCGTTGTGCTGTAATGGtagtttatcttttattaaaaggtGTTGATAAAGATATGCTTAAG gtattagaaaatgaagtaaaaactATCTATACAAGATTAAGAATTCTGTATGATGGAGAAACTGATGATGTAACACGTCTGCATTCCCAGCTTGCtttggaagaaataaatgaaataatgaagaaGCTGCTGACacctaaaatagaaataataaaagaaattcgtaTTTTGCGATGA